The Clupea harengus unplaced genomic scaffold, Ch_v2.0.2, whole genome shotgun sequence genomic interval CAATATctcatttatttatgaatttgaatatgtaaTACAGTAATTTGTGTGCTTTCTCACTATTTTATTTACTGTTTTGTTGTATATTCTGCCCTTTTACATCATTCATTGTGATCTCAGTCTTACTTTTATGATTTGATCTTGATTCTCGGTCATTACTTGGTCTTGATTTAACATGGTACGTAGACATTGTACTAAAAGGCTTGACTGTATATTTTTAATCAAAATGGTGGTTGTCTTGTTCCCTGTAATGTTTTGTTGCATCCCATACATcctccatcccttcatctctccctgcctccctctccatGATTGAGTGTTGTCTCTTCACAGGTGCTCTTGCTGCGTTCGCAGTGGGCTTCATGAAGGTGTCTTGGGAGGTGTGGGGGGAGCTGGCCCTCTGTTCGTTCTCTGTGGTGATTGCGGTGGCTGTGTACCTTATGGACACCATCTCCAACATCTGGGTGTGTTATGCCTCCTATGTGATCTTCAGAGCTACCTACATGCTGTTGATCACCATAGCCACGTGAGTACACAGACAAGGACACTCTCTCTGCAGCAGATCTTTGTCATTATTTGATTTGGAATAAGACAGTGGTCAAAAAACTAATCAGCACCTCACCAACGCAGGTATCAGATTGCCACCAACCTGAGTATGAAGAGGTATGCGCTGGTCTTTGGTGTGAACACCTTCATAGCCTTACTGCTGCAGACTGTTCTCACAGTAATCGTTGTGGATACCAGCGGTCTGGGCTTGGATATTCTCCAACAGGTAATGGTGCCTGTAAAGGCTTCTTCTTGCAGTTCTATGAGGAGAAGGATGACGTGACCACTAGCAATATCCATCATATCTTGCCTTGCATAATAGGCTCATTTTGCTAACTGTTTGATTTCATGACTATCATTACCCCTCTTCAACTAGGTTATGGTTAATGAGAGAGTGGTTTCAGTTTCACATCAAACAcaaatcattgtttttttttttagttatttattattatagttattgGCAAAAGGTTTGCTTATAAATGTATAGCTTCATATTAAGGGCACATTTTACACAAGATTTTAAATACAGAGTGGCAATGCCACTTCATTTAAAACAATGATTGGGTATATAATATGGGTACTGGTGCCATAGGTGTGGGGATGCTCTACCAGCTGAGCAGTATTATTCCCACTGAATCTGAGTCTGATGCAGGGATGCCTACACTGACCCAGAACTCTTTTTTTGGCTTTGACTTGAATCTTAATGATGAAATATTCATGTTACAACACAGGAGAAACTGTACCAATGTTTCCATACCTATGTCAAGGAAGGTCAAATAAAGTTAAGGATAAGGATTAGTGATTGTCTATGTCTGTGGAGAGTTCCTAGTTTATTTGAACTCTACTGAATGTATGTTCCTCTCTTGTCCTCAGTTCCTGATCTACGCCAGTTACTTTGCTGTGATTGCAGTCATCTTCCTCCTGGCTGGACTTAataagtggaggaggaagaggagtggttCTGCCCCTGTGGTTCTTACAGGAGAGACCGACTCCACTGGAGATGggtgccctgctgctgctgatgacaaACAGGATATAGGTCCATCTTTAGATAGACTGGTACCCTGTTAAATATCTTTCAGGGAGACCAGATCATTCGGTACCTGCGCCTTACTGAGCTTATCAGTACATTTTATTGTAGGTCAAGCACTGAAACCATTTTTTGGTAAATATGCGCACAATGATGTTTTACTACACGGTGTAGTATTTTGCAGTATTGGGTTTTAAGGTCTACTTTAACTTTGTGGTTGGCCCGCCCACATCTACATCTATGTGTCTGGGTGGTACTGGTGCATTATAGACATCAGCAACATGACTGTGTTCCCCATACTGCTGATGGGTCTTAACTATGTGACTGTAGATGGACTGTAGTTTCCCAAGGCAGACGCTGATAATGACCTAGTCATTTCCTTGATGAAGACAAAATTGCACACAGTGAAAACCTTTAGCTGTTATACTTGATAGACCTTATAAGCCTTCAACCCTTGGGTTTAATCCTCATGGATGTTGAATTgtattgtaataaaaaaaacatgcatcatGTATAATCATTTATTTAAATTGTGTGGATCATGACTTGATCAATAATGAAACCAAATCACAATGATTGTTTTGATATGTAGATGTATTGATTTAAAAGGATCTCGGCCTTGGTATGAATCTTATCCAAATGTGTGGTATTGGCAAAACAGCTAATGCATTGTGCGTTGTGTAGGTTCTGTAATATTTTGTAAGTGACACTATATTAGCTGTGAATTGAATATGAGAATTTGCTTCATTTCAGGCAAGCATACAATTAAATTGCATTGCAATGCAATAGCGATATATAGCTAAAATAGCTTATTTTTCTGATCTCTataaaatgtattcaattaATAAGAACTTCTTGTTCAAATACATTTGTAGAACCAaccacatttattttgtttgcatcacattttttagttttgtattttgttttgatgaaaattgaagattgtatgtgtgtgtgtatggttgatGGTGAAATGCCAGCCTATATTTAATAATAGttgtttctgtattttttttttctgtattttttttttttttttttttacacgtgTCCCACACTTTAGGAGCAGTGGATGTTTAGAATGTAAAAAAATCAAGATCTGTCACAATGTGCTTTTCCCCCGTTGTTGAGGGGCTGTATCTGACACACATCCCATTGTTGACAGGTGCCAAACTGACGAGAACCTTGTAGACCATATCCAAGTACATATGTATCACCATAAGCACAATGATACTGTAGGCATAGAACATTTCTTAGTAGCTTAATGAAACCCCTAAACTTGTTCTATAATTTAGGTAGAAATCGTAAATGaccaccctcccccttcccctctgtaAAGATGGCtgtaatttaataaataattaatacatTCCCCCACGGCTCTAACGTTTGGGATTTCTCCATCATATTGAATGATCTTCCTCCAGAAATTTATTTTTGAGGCGAGAACCCTTGGTTGACCAATAGGTGGTCTACGTAAGAGGCTGTACGATCAAAAAGCTACCAGATCCAAATTGTTGTCATGCGGAAATCCACTCCAGAGATGCAGAGATGATTTCAGAAAAATATAGTGAGCGTTTGGCGCCCCCAAGTGGCCGTGGTGACTCCTTCTGGCTCATGCACTAAGTAGTGTTGTGTGAGTCTGCTGATGTTGGTGGGATATTTCTGTTcaaacacatattcattcatctttGTTCACATGTTTCAATAAATAATTGaaaatgttgtttgtgttctgCGTGTTTTGTGAAGTTAAACGTAAAATAACTTGATATAACTGGAAAAAAGACGACTGAGATTGGGGGGAAATATACTACAATCACCATGGTTACAATAATTGTGAAGAAACATTTTTTGTAAATCTCCTAATAAGATACCATATTAAAATCCTCATATTCTGCTGCTTACATGTTATACAGCTTTAAGCCTCATCTTCAAATAACTCATTCAGACACCTCTGACTACACAAGTATCCCAGTCTGTAAATTAATCAAATATTTGGCAGAGTACTTTAGCACAAATATTTTGCCATTCAAATTGACCCTACAATTGAATCACCGGTGCATTATGTTGGAGATGTAGAGAGGGCATTGTAACCTAGGTGATCCTCAATGAGCTGCCTGTCCATTATAAGATGCTAATAAATATGTATACTTTTGCCAAAAACACTGCAGAGAcaattttaatttattttaatactACGTTGAAACGAACCCACATTTCAAGTTCTAATATGTATAATACGGAAGTTACAAAAACTGGAATTTAGAAGCTAAAAATCAACTGGAAATGTCTAGTCTGTGTTTGATCCAAAGGACCAGATAGTATCATGAAAGACTGGTGCATTACAATAGCACTTGCAGATTCTCTTGCGGATTCATAACATAAGCAAATCAGTTTGATTATCATATCCATTTGGATTGTATCTTATAGTGATAGTTTAACATACACCAGGCATCAGGCTCCTGTCTGTTAGTAACCGTAACCACGACGATGGCCATCATGGTGACCCTCTCGATGGGTGTACTCATCTTCTGGGCAACGCATGCCAAGAGAGAGCTGGATAGCCATTTCCTGTCTGCGCAGCTGCATAGAATCCACCAGGTCATAGACGGTGGACATGGACCACATTGGAGAGGGATACCAAGACTTGACATTCCCATCTTTCCCCACAAGGAGCATAGAAAAGGACTCTGGACTGATCTGGAAGTAGTTTCTGATGTCCTTCACCAGTGTGGCAGAGAGGTACTCCCGTTCCACTGAAGCGCTTCCTGTGTTTGGGAGAGGAGCATAGATCACATGTTATGATTTCTATGTTACATAAGTGTTACACCCCTCTGCACCACAAGTGGCCTTTACGGCCATttcaacacaaatacatttgattCGTAACAACTATTTTCACAGTACCTACCATTAATGGGATATAGTTCCAGAACTCCACCCATgacttctccctccttccccactAGCTTCAGCACAGACATATGACGTAAACCTGGAGGTTGAAAGATGGACTTAAAGTCACCAACAAGGTATCACATTTCCAAAACAGCTTGCTCAGGGAGAAACACCAAGAATTACCATTTAGAAAATGTCCTCAGGTCACTACAACAATATACACTGATTATACAAAACAAATGACACCCCTCTCTTCTGcactcctgaagcaacatgttgactATCTGGAATAGTTAATGCCTTGGTCCaaaccactttgtttgtttcccattcacagtCACAACTGGGCACGAACAGTAGTCTTTTTCGGCTGCACACACTGGACAACTTctgaattcaattcagtttcatctatataaacaataacaattgaaattgtctctaggcgctttacagagcccagacctTCAACCCCCTAGAGCACGCACTAAGGCGACTGGGGCAACGAAATagtcccttttaacaggaagagcAGAGACTCCCATCTACCCGTCTGCCTGGAGCAGGCCTGGTAGAGcgataaagacagaaagagggggggcTTGAAGGAGACTGTGTTCGGATACACTCTTGTTTCATTTATCTGTAATGACATGTGTTAATATTCAATAAATTcatgaatttaattaaataCATGTGGTAATGCCGTAAGCTTACAACAACGGACTGCCCTAGTGtcagaaatgtattttaaagCAGGAAATCTGTTTTTCATCACAAGCAACCCCAACAGCAGCACAAGAAGAAGACTTTTCTCTGCATGGGTAAACCCCAACAGCAGCACAAGAAGAAGACTTTTCTCAGCATGGGCAAAACCAAATTCCATGGATTCCCGGGGGAGTCCCGTGAGAACTCACCCCATCTGGGAGAGAGACTCCAACAGAACATTATGTGCACCATGTCATCTGTCTGTGTACTAACTAGAAGGACTGCTCCAGAATTCATTCCATTTGATTTTCCCTTTTATAAAAGCTAAAACCTTTAAGCATTGCCCAGTTCTGTCTGAAATGCAGTTCTTAAAATACCAAATAAATACAGTAGGCCTATAGAATTCATAAAAAAACTCGACCTGGGTCTGTAAAATTCATTCTGGTCTTTTTTAACATCTCCCTTAAATTGATTTAATGTGAGTGATCTGAAGGGTTTAGCTGCTGCGCGCCTCTGTAAACATTCTCAGTAGACTTTATCGCTGTCTGTagagaaacatttcagaaatgtggttttatttaaacagacaggcacacacacacacacacacacagacacactaatatGCAGCCAAATATTCACAACATGTCTATGTAGGTGGGGTGGGTGAGCTTTGTTTGAACTATTCTATGTAAATGTCTACACCAGCAGGGTCTTTAGAACTGAACAAGTCAAAACACAGCCAGTCTAGCACACTTGACTTTACAGTGTTCTATGAATGGCCCAATAAATAGCATTTCTCTGACATGGAGCTCACCCATGTTGCAGGCTTGGGTGGTTAGGGTATAGAGCTGCTGTTGGTAGGCCCACTCCTCATCATTAGGTGAGGACATTACAAACAGCCTGCGTCTCCAGCGGAACCTGTGCACCACATGGACAGTTAGTCGGAGAAGACACAATGCAACATGAGGACAAGACAACAAGTCAACAAGCAGCATATAATGTCATAATACAGAACATCATATGAGTCACCGTGAAAGGAAGTTCTCCAGCGTTCTTGATTGGTCCTCTTTCTTGCACATCACACCCTGTCTCTTCTGTTGTTCCATCTCTTTAATGCGTGAGGTGAAAGTGTCCATGTAGTCAAACACAGCCGTCATGGCAATGGGCACTTCATACTGTTGCTATGATCACAAACAGACTGAATATAAATATGAGCCATGGACATTCAGACTAACAAGGTTGTACATACAACATAAATCATGGtgcaaaaaagcacaaaaagaaaaaccgaATTTGATATCATGAATGGTCCATTCAAACAGTCTTGAAATATTATTTTACCAATAACTAAAATGTTGATCACCAAAAGAAGCAAAAGAAGCACTGACCTTCACTTTGATCTCAAAGTCAGTTAGTACCATGTAGAAGTCATCATGCGTCATTCCCAGCTCATTGCGAAAGGCCAGGATGAGATCATGATTAACAAGGTCATCATCCTGCATCCCCCTCATTGGCTTGTCTTGCTCTACAGAAATATACAGCCCTTTAACTGCAAGTAATGTTGCCATTTACAGTATTGATCACAAACTTAGACAGACAGAATGTACAGTTCTGACCAATAAAACCAATGATTATtcaataaataacataagggaAACAACGAccttagaaaaaagaaaaaaaattctgtgaaatttaatttaatttaattctgaaCAGAATGAAAGTCCTCATTGCTGGGCACGTCACTACTTGTGCCTGATCCATATGCCTAAAACTAAAAACAGATTCATAAACACAAACTGTTTTGTCAAAATAGTTATTGGAGtaaactgtaaataaatgtaatagcCAAATGTAACAGCTAGAATGACCTAGCTAACTATTTTTAGTTAAACTGATATGTAGTTAAAAATCATTTCTTCCAATGTGCTGAAACCATCTGGGAAGTGACTCTAAATTGACTCACCCATATGATCTAAATGGACTCACCCATATGATCTAAATGGACTCACCCATATGATCTAAATGGACTCACACATATGATAGTGGTCAATTTGGGAAGTGACTCTAATTAACGGACTCACCCATATGATAGTGGTCAATCTTCATGGTGCCATTAGTGAGAGGGCCAAAGATTGTGACGACAGAAACTTTCCTGAGGgccatatcacacacatgctccagaTACTCATCCCTCTGCTGTTTGTACATGCCGTTGAGCTCTGTGGGAGCAGTGATCACCTAGAGAGAAAGCGTGTTACTTGAATGACAATGAAATGCAGATAACACTGCAGAATTCAATAATCAATAAGCATTGATAAACTGAATCAGCATCTGCAAGCTTAGTAGCATACTTACAATtaatcttctccttttctcaaAGTAACTTATAAATCTGGCCAGAGACCTCTTCTTAGCAGATGACTTGTCAGATAACTTCAAGGTGCTATCTACTTCATCAATGAGTGCCTTTCTCTCAGGATTCTTAGTATGTTTACTGTCCTTAAGAGCTTTTGGtttcttgttttctttactCTTTTTCTGcgttttgtctgtcttttcagACTTTGGCTTCTTTTCAGTTTTCCCATGTTTGACTTTACCTTTTTGGCTGATGACCTCGTCTTGGAAATCAGTGACAGTGGCCTTCTCAATATCTTCCCTGCTCACgtcttctctttgtttcttctcaCGTGCCACGCTCATCTCGTTCTTCTGTGTACTGTGCTTAGCCGACGTGACTCTACTGACAGCATGCTCCGTCACGTTATCAGTTTCATGTGCATTGGAAGTGGTAGTGTATGTGCTAGTGCTGGGCTGATAGCTGTCACTCTGAATATTTCTGGTGGAATGTTGGTCAAATGGATCAGCAGTAGCTGATGTACTTGAGAAACCGTGTGCATTGGTGGGGTTCTCGTTCAGAGCAGCAGAAGTGGTTGAGGTGATAGCACCCGGGGCTGAGGAGGTTGTGAttgtggtgctggtgctggtggaaGTTATTTGTGCAGATGTTGCTTGTCTTCTGGTGCTAACGGCTGTAGACTTGATCCTATCTCCCTTGAAGTCTGTATGTGAGTCCACCTGTAGCTTAGGACCTTTTGGCACCAGCCTAGCCGATTTCACCACCTGCCCCTCCACACCAGCCTCCTTACAGTTTTTGACCAACCCTTTCTGCCTCACCCTTTCCAGGCGGCGTATGGGAGCCTGATCCACAGCCTCAAACACTGCCTCCAGCTTCACAGGGAATGGGTACCGCTCCTGAACCTGCAGTGTCTTCTTCAGGAGGACCATCTCAAATGTACTCTCTTCTAGTTTCAGAAAGGCCATTAGCTGGGGCACCAGGGCAGCCTCCAGGGGCTCCTCTAGGATGGAGCCTTGCTTGGTGATGTGCCTCACCGTACCTCCCATCTCCCCCGCTCGGTGGAACATGACAATCTGTTGCATGTGACGCTCAGCCATCTCACAGTACACATCTGTCTTCATCAGGCTCATCAGCAGTTGATAGTTACTATCGGATTTATGTGGTGCTGAGATGACAAGCACTCGATTCCTTCCAGCAAATTTGGCCAGTATGCTGATGGAGAGGCTTATGTTGAGATGCCGGGCTGGCGAAGGTGGCTGCCCAGGTCGAAGTCCACTGTGGTTTAGGGAGTCACTACTGGTGGGGGCCAGTTTTCTGGTCTGATGCCTGGGCCTGTTTCTCTGCACCCTACTGGCCCATGCAGTCCTTAACTGGTCAGGGCTCATTTTCCCCTGTGACTTTATGAATCCTCCACTGTTTCCTGAGGTGGTGGGTGCGGCAACACGGCCAGCAGGTTGCGCAATGTTTTCAATATGCCTTTTGATCCCAGTATCTGAGTGCTGACTCTGAGTACTGTTTCTATATGAATGGCTGTTCATTCCTCTGAGCTGTGTCTCTGCTTGTGGCAATACCTCTGAGACGCTTTTTGCTGTTGCCAGCATCACCAAAAAACAAGAAAGCATTGTTGGGCATTTCATTTTTGCAAAGTCAAAATTGTCACAAAGAGAAACAAGAGATTTACTTATTCCTTATGTACAAACCATTGAAAGGGGTATGTTTGTCTAACTATCCCCCCCACAAAATAAATTGCACAGTCCACAGTCCCAGAGAGAGCACATCAACGTCTCAAGCTGTAGATGAAGCAGTAGTTTAGATAAAATGAATGCCAGTTGTCCTAGTCTTACAATTATGGACACTTATTACTTGTCATATTAGGCTACTATAGAAAAGTTACATGGCACACTTCGATAGATAATATTATCTTCCAGACGTACAAAAATAAAGCAATCCACAAGACAGTTTTACGAGTTTTACGTCCGATCTTTAAGTAATCTCGAGTTATCTGAAAAACTCCTGTTTAAAAGCAAAACGTGTGCAGACCATCTGTGTTGTCGTATTCACTTCTATATCTTCCCGTGGTTTTCGGTGAATGAGCCTGTATCATTTTCTTCTGCGGGCGGAGTCGTCTTTCTGTCTCCGTGGGGTAGTCTATCGTCTTCCCTTTTCCGTTTACAATGGAAAAATGCAGGAATAACCATCTCCTCGACTTGCTCCCAATCTAAAGTTGCTTGAAACGGAAAGCAAGTAACATATGGGTATCGGATCTCACAGCAAGGTTCAATACCGCCCACCGCTGTAGGCTATTCAGCGACAAGAGGGTCTCTCAGATGGGAAGCCTACTTTTTTCCTGTAAAACACCAAATAATCTGTCATGTTTAAGCATCGATTGCCATTATAAATCTTTAATAAAGTACATAAATTAGAATGAGATGGGGGGTGGAGGTGTCTtctaataaaaatgaattaaaatgttGCACACGCACGTCATTTAAAGACACAgcctgtgattctaatccaataggCTACATTTTTGTCAAAATCAGCGAAATGCTCGTCAAGCTCCTCTAGCTGTCAGCGTTTgcggtaaaatatatatatagtaaacTCGTGTTCGTAGGCCGacactgtaaatgggaaacaaacatatagGCTCGGAACGAGCCATAAATAATTCCAGCCAATCGacagcttcaggagcacggaagagaggggtgtaatctgattggctgttgagctaaaacatcaacaacctttcgctaAACCGAATCTGCGTCTAGTAGGCCTACAGACCAATAGGAGATGGACTATTACAAGAATGGAGAGATTGGAGAGAGGGCACTGCCATCTACTGGGAATCAATGGAACCTGCGCAGTAGACAGTATATATGAAGATTACGTTTTGTAAAACACTCTGAGAAATTAAATTCAGAAGTGCACACTCAACATTCTTCTGTTCAAAACAGGATATCCTAATTCTATAGGCAGACTGAACTACAACCATTTGACCTATTTACAATGAGAGTTGGCCTCTTAGACTTAAGCATTATAGCCTACCCCATCTACAATAAAGTCGTTTTCTACTTTCTACTTTTCTTTATCGTCATAGCTTTATCACAATTCACAGACTTGTTCAGTAAAACCAGATATTTCAGTTTAAATTCTGAattgtctgttgtctgtgtgaaATCTCTAAATGCCTTTCATGTCAAGTCTCTCTGACAGTGTGTACCTGCACAGGTTGCCAACAGGAGATTCATAAGCCTCTTACACTAATGCACTTGCTGCTGAGGGAGCACATGTCTGTTCGTGCAGACCTATGGAAAAACGCTTGGGAATTTAATAGCCATATTAGAAAAATGTCAACCGCATATAGGAGTGCATAGATGGAAAAGCATTTGGTGAGATGatgtttgaaattaattaagTTATTTGACTGTTTTTAGGCGTGTGTCTATCCTGCCTTTGAAATGTCAAGGGACATCGTTGCAGTTTGGGAGGTAGACTTAAGTGATGGGGTTTACCGGATTGAATTTGAACATGGAACCACAACAGGAAAACGTGTTATCCACATCAATGGAAAGGTAGGCAATATGTTGTGTTCAGTCATATGTACTAAGCCCATACCGGCAATGGATTTCCCAACAATTTTGACACTGTTTCATTGTAACGCACCctttgtaaatatttataaatatgcAACATTTTTAAATATCCCATTTCTAATTTTTGTAATGTTCAAATCAAATTTTCATTGTGCTCACATCTCTGCTCTTTGCTTCAGGAAGTGATAAGGAAAGACTGGCTGTTCAAACTGGTGGGCAAGGAGACCTTCAGCGTAGGAGTCCTGGAGACTAAAGCCACCATAAACATAGAGGCTATGGGGGGCTTTGCTTATCAGTACTCTTTAGATATCAGTGGAAAGAATTTCCAGACATTCATGGATAATCGCTCCAAAATCAGCAAAACCTGGACCCTGAAGCTGGATGGGATAGACTACAGGATAGTACTGGGTGAGTGGCGACGCCTTTCACAGTCCGGTAACACTGCATAGTTTAGTCCCATTTCTCTGAAACTTGAATCCAAATAATGCACTGGTCTGATACATCCATTTTATCGCTTTTCATCTTCTTGTGTATCTTAATGTGTCCATGTGAACATTTATGTACTATTAACCTTGATGGTAAATCTGACAGGGTGGATTGACACTTCTATGCTGTTCCTACTCCAAATCTAAATATTAACCTTGATGGTAAATCTGACAGGGTGGATTGACACTTCTATGCTGTTCCTACTCCAAATCTAAATCCGCCAGTATGGTGTGCCAACACCAGGCTGAAGATCACCTGGGAGAATTAAAAGAAAGCTGATAATTTACAAATAAGATAAGGTCTGTAACGATGGGTTTATGGTGGCATTTTTAAGTCACCAGTGTTTGTTACTTTTGATCTCTTTTAAACAGAGAAAGATACCATGGATGTTTGGTGCAATGGACAGACTATGGAGACAATGGTAAGCTATTCCAATCTGTCCAAATCATCACTATTCATTTCATAGCATACTTTCGCTCTAGATGCTGCTAAATGATGAATCATATAGTCTCTCATAGAAGATAAATATACTACTAAAATGATTTGAAATGACATCTTCATGTTGATTGTTGTTGGTATGCAGGGGGAATTTGCAGAAGATggtacagaaacacactttgTGGTGGCAACCCATAACTGCTGTATTAAGGCCCTTAGTAGCGGAAGAAGGAGGAGCGGCTTAATACATGTACTTCTGGTGGATGGAGATGGTGTACCTGAGTTCATGCAGTGAGCAGGACTCTAAATGGAACTACACTCAGAAATCGGCAGTGGGCAGAGTCGGAGCAGTTTTTGTGCATGGAGCTCAGCTGACTGATGGACGGTCAGCAGAAGACAGACTTTGACGGGCCAGGAGGATATGCATGGTGTCTGCTGCTTGTAATCTGTCAACATGTTTTCAAACTGCAAGTTATGATTGGTTGAGCTGAGGGTGTAGATGGTTGGCCTTCAAATTGCATCTGTTCAGTTTGGATGAGCAGTCTGCAGCATTGTTGACTGCTTGGTGTACATGGAGTCGCCTAATAATAGTAAAACTAAGAGTGGTCCATTTGCATTTTTCTCAGTTATGAAATTATTGACTATACTATCGTGAGTTAATGTATGTATTTGGACATAGTGATTGCGTTACAGTCTGCCTTAAATGCATACCTTGTGAGTATCTCCACTGTTCTGTAGAGTGGGTGGGTTATCATGTACCATTTATGCACGAGCACGCAATAAACACCGTAATTACCGCATAGACGCGACCTTGGCTTTTCCTGAAGGGAACAACCAAGGAACGACCACGCGCAGCGATGTTTGAAAGGATACAGACCAGACGGGACGGATCGAGCTGCAGGAGGAAGGGAAATGCACCCATCGTTGCGGATAAAAAAGGAGAACTCTTTGTAGATCACGCGATTAACTAAAATATCAGATACATTTTTGGTGTGGTCTACGACGCTATCGCACTCTTTTCTGGATCATATCTGGGTTGTTGAAAGGAGTTTGGCGTGTGTCCTGTTAGCTAGCCGAACTAAACAACGATAAAGCGAGTTGACTGCGCAGAATTCATATCTACCTTCACTGACTAGCTAGCCTGCTAGCTAAGAGAATAGTTGCTGTGCTTCGACTTTATTTAGCTTCTTTCATAACAATTTGGATAATCTGGATACGTTAAAACATTGACAAATGTTAGAACCGGTTATTCAGACTTTTGCCTCCTTTACTGGTAGCATTCGAGGGGCCTACACTGGCCACCTCTGCTTCTATTTAACATTAGCTTAGCCAGCTATGAAAGTAGTGTTTTGGAAGATTGCTATAGTTGTAGTATTAGCGATTTTTGGCAATGTTAATATTTCATTCCTAGACTCCGGAGCCGGAGTGAGGATATGGGGAAGGATTGCCGGACTGACTGCTCAATAGTCTCTCCAGCCAAAATTTCAAATTGGGAGAGCTCAGAATCTCCCTCCGGCGTCTCTGCTTCTATTTCGGGGTGTGCTGGTTGGAAACACTACATGGGCACATTTCATACCTAGCTAACGTTATCGTTTGCTAGTTTTATCGAGTAATGTTGGCCG includes:
- the LOC122129959 gene encoding coiled-coil domain-containing protein 80-like — protein: MKCPTMLSCFLVMLATAKSVSEVLPQAETQLRGMNSHSYRNSTQSQHSDTGIKRHIENIAQPAGRVAAPTTSGNSGGFIKSQGKMSPDQLRTAWASRVQRNRPRHQTRKLAPTSSDSLNHSGLRPGQPPSPARHLNISLSISILAKFAGRNRVLVISAPHKSDSNYQLLMSLMKTDVYCEMAERHMQQIVMFHRAGEMGGTVRHITKQGSILEEPLEAALVPQLMAFLKLEESTFEMVLLKKTLQVQERYPFPVKLEAVFEAVDQAPIRRLERVRQKGLVKNCKEAGVEGQVVKSARLVPKGPKLQVDSHTDFKGDRIKSTAVSTRRQATSAQITSTSTSTTITTSSAPGAITSTTSAALNENPTNAHGFSSTSATADPFDQHSTRNIQSDSYQPSTSTYTTTSNAHETDNVTEHAVSRVTSAKHSTQKNEMSVAREKKQREDVSREDIEKATVTDFQDEVISQKGKVKHGKTEKKPKSEKTDKTQKKSKENKKPKALKDSKHTKNPERKALIDEVDSTLKLSDKSSAKKRSLARFISYFEKRRRLIVITAPTELNGMYKQQRDEYLEHVCDMALRKVSVVTIFGPLTNGTMKIDHYHMEQDKPMRGMQDDDLVNHDLILAFRNELGMTHDDFYMVLTDFEIKVKQQYEVPIAMTAVFDYMDTFTSRIKEMEQQKRQGVMCKKEDQSRTLENFLSRFRWRRRLFVMSSPNDEEWAYQQQLYTLTTQACNMGLRHMSVLKLVGKEGEVMGGVLELYPINGSASVEREYLSATLVKDIRNYFQISPESFSMLLVGKDGNVKSWYPSPMWSMSTVYDLVDSMQLRRQEMAIQLSLGMRCPEDEYTHREGHHDGHRRGYGY
- the LOC122129960 gene encoding fas apoptotic inhibitory molecule 1-like, producing MSRDIVAVWEVDLSDGVYRIEFEHGTTTGKRVIHINGKEVIRKDWLFKLVGKETFSVGVLETKATINIEAMGGFAYQYSLDISGKNFQTFMDNRSKISKTWTLKLDGIDYRIVLEKDTMDVWCNGQTMETMGEFAEDGTETHFVVATHNCCIKALSSGRRRSGLIHVLLVDGDGVPEFMQ